A stretch of Acidovorax sp. RAC01 DNA encodes these proteins:
- a CDS encoding amylo-alpha-1,6-glucosidase, translating into MTAVQVGSETSDLIDACSQASLQLLERNLTPHGILAASRTPAAVARRYTRIFGRDAAICVMAMCGSGVAALEEGAVASLDALAAQQADNGQIPKYVDPEGRDADFWYLGCIDATLWWLIGVDHVRRHGAVAAGRWADGMARALNWLLAQEHQHFRLLQQNEASDWADIMPRSGYVLYTNALWFDVKRRFGLCHAEDTCHHFNHLFNPFQSDLPEYHRARLLQHYARRGRSELQLYLSFVNLAVVGDEGDVLGNLLAIQCGLADEAMAHGITHAIAAARASDPYPLRVVLHPLSDKHPQWRAYMGRHQQNLEHQYHNGGIWPFVGGFWVMALARVGLRRQGWAELAKLARTNAMDDWRFTEWFHGRTLAPMGMAGQSWNAATFLLALRALRGEASAW; encoded by the coding sequence ATGACCGCCGTGCAGGTCGGCAGCGAAACGAGCGACCTCATCGACGCCTGTTCGCAGGCCTCGCTGCAGCTGCTCGAGCGCAACCTCACCCCGCACGGCATCCTGGCCGCCAGCCGCACGCCCGCTGCGGTGGCGCGCCGCTACACGCGCATCTTCGGGCGCGATGCCGCCATCTGCGTGATGGCCATGTGCGGCAGCGGCGTGGCAGCGCTGGAAGAGGGCGCGGTGGCCAGCCTGGATGCGCTGGCGGCGCAGCAGGCTGACAACGGGCAGATCCCGAAGTACGTGGACCCCGAGGGGCGCGATGCCGACTTCTGGTACCTGGGCTGCATCGACGCCACGCTGTGGTGGCTGATCGGCGTGGACCATGTGCGGCGGCACGGCGCCGTGGCGGCCGGCCGCTGGGCCGACGGCATGGCGCGTGCGCTGAACTGGCTGCTGGCGCAGGAGCACCAGCACTTTCGGCTGCTGCAGCAAAACGAGGCCAGCGACTGGGCCGACATCATGCCGCGCTCGGGCTATGTGCTGTACACCAACGCGCTGTGGTTTGACGTGAAGCGGCGCTTTGGCCTGTGCCATGCCGAGGACACCTGCCACCACTTCAACCACCTGTTCAACCCCTTTCAGAGCGACCTGCCCGAATACCACCGCGCGCGCCTGCTGCAGCACTACGCGCGGCGCGGCCGCAGCGAGCTTCAGCTGTACCTGAGCTTCGTGAACCTGGCGGTGGTGGGCGACGAAGGCGACGTGTTGGGCAACCTGCTGGCCATCCAGTGCGGTCTGGCCGACGAGGCCATGGCGCACGGCATCACCCACGCCATTGCGGCGGCGCGCGCCAGCGACCCGTACCCCCTGCGTGTGGTGCTGCACCCGCTGTCCGACAAGCACCCACAGTGGCGCGCTTACATGGGCCGGCACCAGCAGAACCTGGAGCACCAGTACCACAACGGCGGCATCTGGCCCTTTGTGGGCGGGTTCTGGGTGATGGCGCTGGCGCGGGTGGGGCTGCGGCGCCAGGGCTGGGCAGAGTTGGCCAAGCTGGCCCGTACCAACGCCATGGACGACTGGCGCTTTACCGAGTGGTTCCATGGCCGCACGCTGGCGCCCATGGGGATGGCGGGGCAAAGCTGGAATGCCGCCACCTTTTTGCTGGCGCTGCGGGCCCTGCGGGGCGAAGCCAGCGCCTGGTAG
- a CDS encoding serine hydrolase domain-containing protein, with amino-acid sequence MHAPSLARLVQVLRTDVEKGLLPGAVALVHHRGATVLHEAVGLQRPAASGQAGVPMAPDTIFRIYSMTKPIASLVAMMLMEEGRLLLGNPVAQYLPAFAGQRVYDEATGQTAPVAREATVHDLLRHTAGLSYAWEAGTIPDAYRTARVGSRRHTNAQLAANLGPLPLVHQPGSRWEYSRATDVLGAVLEVIEGEPLGAILQRRVFGPLGMRDSGFQVPADQLHRLAEPFAKDPLTGDAVALIDVSAPPAFESAGGGLVSTAADYARFLQLMLGRGTATGLPGTDGPVRLASRATIDFMTADHLGSIPTAGDILPTGYGFGLGVAVRTATGLTTRPGTAGHYSWSGMGGTYFFVDPAEDLFAMVLAQAPGQLRYLCELYPALVYAALQ; translated from the coding sequence ATGCACGCTCCCTCCCTTGCCCGTCTCGTCCAGGTTTTGCGCACTGATGTCGAGAAGGGCCTGCTGCCGGGTGCGGTGGCGCTGGTGCACCACCGCGGCGCTACCGTGCTGCACGAGGCAGTGGGCCTGCAGCGCCCCGCTGCCAGCGGCCAGGCCGGCGTGCCCATGGCACCCGACACGATTTTTCGCATCTACTCCATGACCAAGCCCATCGCCTCGCTGGTGGCGATGATGCTGATGGAGGAAGGCCGCCTGCTGCTGGGGAACCCGGTGGCGCAGTACCTGCCTGCGTTCGCGGGCCAGCGCGTGTACGACGAAGCGACGGGGCAGACCGCGCCCGTGGCGCGCGAGGCCACCGTGCACGACCTGCTGCGCCACACCGCGGGCCTGAGCTATGCGTGGGAGGCCGGCACCATTCCGGATGCGTACCGCACCGCACGCGTCGGCTCACGCCGCCACACCAATGCGCAGCTGGCAGCCAACCTGGGCCCGCTGCCGCTGGTGCACCAGCCTGGCAGCCGCTGGGAATACAGCCGCGCCACCGATGTGCTGGGCGCCGTGCTGGAGGTGATTGAAGGCGAGCCGCTGGGCGCCATCCTGCAGCGCCGGGTGTTCGGGCCGCTGGGCATGCGCGACTCGGGCTTTCAGGTGCCGGCCGACCAGCTGCACCGGCTGGCCGAGCCGTTTGCCAAAGACCCGCTCACGGGCGATGCCGTGGCGCTGATCGATGTGTCGGCGCCGCCAGCGTTTGAATCCGCCGGGGGCGGGCTGGTGTCGACCGCGGCGGACTACGCGCGCTTCTTGCAGCTGATGCTGGGACGCGGCACCGCCACCGGCCTGCCGGGCACGGACGGGCCGGTGCGCCTGGCCAGCCGCGCCACCATCGACTTCATGACCGCCGACCACCTGGGCAGCATCCCCACCGCGGGCGACATCCTGCCCACGGGCTACGGCTTTGGCCTGGGCGTGGCGGTGCGCACCGCCACGGGCCTGACCACGCGCCCCGGCACGGCAGGGCACTACAGCTGGAGCGGCATGGGTGGCACGTACTTTTTTGTGGACCCGGCCGAAGACCTGTTTGCCATGGTGCTGGCGCAGGCGCCAGGACAGTTGCGCTACCTGTGCGAGCTGTACCCGGCGCTGGTGTATGCGGCATTGCAATAG
- a CDS encoding shikimate kinase — protein MQIRCALVGMPGSGKSTVGRQLAHRLGVSFVDLDHRLEQTLGTSIRHFFETEGEARFRDVEAQVLAELAGQPGGMVLSTGGGAVLRPENREALRQFGNVLYLRAAPEEIYKRVRHDRSRPLLQVGNPMEKLRELYAVRDPLYRETAHYVIETGRPTVSTLVNMIMMQLEMAAAGGGPAAAAAEAPAAVPVAGPETALAGAPQDPR, from the coding sequence ATGCAGATTCGCTGCGCACTGGTCGGCATGCCCGGCTCGGGCAAATCCACCGTCGGCCGCCAGCTGGCCCACCGCCTGGGGGTTTCATTCGTCGATCTGGACCACCGGCTGGAACAGACCCTGGGCACCAGCATCCGCCACTTCTTTGAAACCGAAGGCGAAGCGCGTTTTCGCGATGTCGAGGCGCAGGTGCTGGCCGAGCTGGCCGGGCAACCCGGAGGCATGGTTTTGTCCACCGGCGGCGGCGCCGTGCTTCGCCCCGAAAACCGCGAGGCCCTGCGCCAGTTCGGGAACGTGCTGTACCTGCGCGCTGCCCCTGAAGAAATCTACAAGCGCGTGCGGCACGACCGCAGCCGCCCGCTGCTGCAGGTGGGCAACCCCATGGAAAAGCTGCGCGAGCTGTACGCCGTGCGCGACCCGCTGTACCGCGAAACCGCCCACTATGTGATCGAGACCGGCCGCCCCACGGTGAGCACGCTGGTCAACATGATCATGATGCAGCTGGAGATGGCGGCCGCGGGTGGGGGCCCTGCCGCAGCCGCTGCCGAGGCCCCGGCAGCAGTGCCGGTAGCTGGGCCCGAAACCGCCCTCGCAGGCGCGCCGCAAGACCCGCGCTGA
- a CDS encoding branched-chain amino acid ABC transporter permease — protein sequence MDLFLQQVLNGLTLGGIYSLVALGLTLVYGILHVPNFAHGAFYMAGAFVSWHLMAAWGFNYWVAMAGSALAVAVIGVLSERLVFHPLRNASGLHPMIAAIGVLLFLEAGAQAIWGADFHRMQTPYTGIIDLAGVTAPVQRLLIIAAAFVLMVVLHLFLTRTVMGSTIIAMAQNRDGASLVGIDANRVAMLTFAISGILAAIAATLYAPINLVYPAMGHLVITKAFVIIILGGMGSVPGAIIGGLIIGFAESFGAFYISTDYKDIIAFALLVAILSVRPQGLFTKGAH from the coding sequence ATGGACCTGTTCCTGCAGCAAGTGCTCAACGGCCTCACGCTGGGCGGCATCTACAGCCTGGTGGCGCTGGGGCTGACGCTGGTGTACGGCATCCTGCACGTGCCCAACTTTGCCCACGGCGCGTTCTACATGGCCGGTGCCTTCGTGTCGTGGCACCTGATGGCCGCGTGGGGCTTCAACTACTGGGTGGCCATGGCGGGCTCGGCGCTGGCGGTGGCCGTGATCGGCGTGCTGTCGGAGCGGCTGGTGTTCCACCCGCTGCGCAATGCCTCGGGCCTGCACCCGATGATCGCGGCCATCGGGGTGCTGCTGTTTCTGGAGGCCGGCGCGCAGGCCATCTGGGGAGCGGACTTCCACCGCATGCAGACGCCCTACACCGGCATCATCGACCTGGCTGGCGTCACCGCGCCGGTGCAGCGTTTGCTCATCATCGCGGCGGCGTTTGTGCTGATGGTGGTGCTGCACCTGTTCCTCACGCGCACGGTGATGGGCTCCACCATCATCGCCATGGCGCAAAACCGCGATGGCGCTTCGCTGGTGGGCATTGATGCCAACCGCGTGGCCATGCTCACGTTTGCCATCTCGGGCATCCTCGCGGCCATTGCCGCCACGCTGTATGCGCCCATCAACCTCGTGTACCCGGCCATGGGGCACCTGGTGATCACCAAGGCGTTCGTGATCATCATCCTGGGCGGCATGGGCAGTGTGCCGGGGGCCATCATCGGCGGGCTCATCATCGGTTTTGCCGAGAGCTTCGGGGCCTTCTACATCTCCACCGACTACAAGGACATCATCGCTTTCGCGCTGCTGGTGGCCATCCTGTCGGTGCGCCCGCAGGGCCTGTTCACCAAGGGAGCGCACTGA
- the metH gene encoding methionine synthase produces MKLSGLEPVSIGEGTLFVNIGERTNVTGSKAFARMILNGQYEEALAVARQQVENGAQIIDINMDEAMLDSKAAMVRFLQLIASEPDIARVPIMVDSSKWDVIEAGLRCIQGKGIVNSISMKEGVDAFKHQARLVKRYGAAAVVMAFDEQGQADTYARKIEICERAYRILVDEVGFPPEDIIFDPNIFAVATGIEEHNNYAVDFIEAVRWIKQNLPGAKVSGGVSNVSFSFRGNDPVREAIHTVFLYHAIQAGMDMGIVNAGMVGVYDDLEPVLRERVEDVVLNRRPDAGERLVEIAETAKSGAKDESKKLEWRGTPEHPRTVGERLSHALVHGITDFITEDTEEAYRAILAKGGRPLHVIEGPLMDGMNVVGDLFGAGKMFLPQVVKSARVMKQAVAHLIPYIEEEKRQDEAAGRDVRSKGKIVIATVKGDVHDIGKNIVTVVLQCNNFEVVNMGVMVPCHEILARAKVEGADIVGLSGLITPSLEEMQYVAGEMQKDEHFRVKKIPLLIGGATTSRVHTAVKIAPHYEGPVVYVPDASRSVSVAQSLLGDGVQSYVDELNADYDKVRTQHANKKATPLWPLAKIRANKTPVDWAAYQPTVPRALGRRVFKNFDLAELARYIDWGPFFQTWDLAGPYPAILTDEVVGVEATRVFADGQAMLKKIIEGRWLTASGVMALLPANTVNDDDIEFYTDDTRTEVAMTWYGMRQQAEKHTIDGVTRPSRCLADFIAPKSSGIADYAGMFAVTAGLGIEKKEKAFIDALDDYSAILFKSLADRLAEAFAECLHHRVRTDLWGYAAGEALSNEDMIAEKYRGIRPAPGYPACPDHSAKTDLFRVLQCEDIGMGLTESLAMTPAASVSGFYIGHPDAVYFNVGKIGEDQLHDMAQRRKMDEKVLERLLAPNL; encoded by the coding sequence ATGAAGCTGTCCGGCCTGGAGCCTGTCTCCATTGGCGAGGGCACGCTGTTCGTCAACATTGGCGAGCGCACCAACGTCACTGGCTCCAAGGCGTTTGCGCGCATGATTTTGAACGGCCAGTACGAAGAAGCCCTGGCCGTGGCGCGCCAGCAGGTGGAAAACGGGGCGCAGATCATCGACATCAACATGGACGAGGCCATGCTCGACAGCAAGGCCGCCATGGTGCGGTTTCTGCAGCTCATCGCGTCCGAGCCTGACATCGCCCGTGTGCCCATCATGGTCGACAGCTCCAAGTGGGACGTGATCGAAGCTGGCCTGCGCTGCATCCAGGGCAAGGGCATCGTCAACTCGATCAGCATGAAGGAGGGCGTGGACGCCTTCAAGCACCAGGCCAGGCTGGTCAAGCGCTACGGCGCGGCTGCGGTGGTGATGGCGTTTGACGAGCAGGGCCAGGCTGACACTTACGCCCGCAAGATCGAAATCTGCGAACGCGCCTACCGCATTCTGGTCGACGAGGTGGGCTTCCCGCCCGAAGACATCATCTTCGACCCCAACATCTTTGCCGTGGCCACCGGCATCGAAGAGCACAACAACTACGCCGTCGATTTCATCGAGGCCGTGCGCTGGATCAAGCAGAACCTGCCGGGCGCCAAGGTGTCGGGCGGCGTGTCCAACGTGTCGTTCAGCTTCCGTGGCAACGACCCCGTGCGCGAGGCCATCCATACCGTGTTCCTGTACCACGCCATCCAGGCGGGCATGGACATGGGCATCGTCAACGCGGGCATGGTGGGCGTGTACGACGACCTGGAGCCCGTGCTGCGCGAGCGCGTGGAAGACGTGGTGCTCAACCGCCGCCCCGACGCGGGCGAACGCCTGGTGGAGATTGCCGAAACCGCCAAGAGCGGCGCCAAGGACGAAAGCAAGAAGCTCGAATGGCGCGGCACGCCCGAGCACCCCAGGACGGTGGGCGAGCGCCTCTCCCACGCGCTGGTGCACGGCATCACCGACTTCATCACCGAAGACACCGAAGAGGCCTACCGCGCCATTCTGGCCAAGGGCGGCCGCCCGCTGCACGTGATCGAAGGTCCGCTCATGGATGGCATGAACGTGGTGGGTGACCTCTTTGGCGCGGGCAAGATGTTCCTGCCCCAGGTGGTCAAAAGCGCCCGCGTGATGAAGCAGGCCGTGGCCCACCTGATTCCCTACATCGAGGAAGAAAAGCGCCAGGACGAGGCCGCTGGCCGCGACGTGCGCAGCAAGGGCAAGATCGTCATCGCCACCGTCAAGGGCGACGTGCACGACATCGGCAAGAACATCGTCACGGTGGTCTTGCAGTGCAACAACTTCGAGGTGGTGAACATGGGTGTGATGGTGCCCTGCCACGAGATTTTGGCGCGCGCCAAGGTCGAGGGCGCGGACATCGTGGGCCTGTCCGGCCTCATCACCCCCAGCCTCGAAGAGATGCAGTACGTGGCCGGCGAGATGCAGAAGGACGAGCACTTCCGCGTCAAGAAGATTCCGCTGCTGATTGGCGGCGCCACCACCAGCCGCGTGCACACGGCCGTGAAGATCGCTCCGCACTACGAAGGCCCCGTGGTCTACGTGCCCGATGCGTCCCGCAGCGTGAGCGTGGCGCAAAGCCTGCTGGGCGACGGCGTGCAGAGCTACGTGGACGAGCTGAACGCCGACTACGACAAGGTGCGCACCCAGCACGCCAACAAAAAGGCCACGCCCCTGTGGCCCCTGGCCAAGATCCGCGCCAACAAGACGCCGGTGGACTGGGCCGCCTACCAGCCCACGGTGCCGCGTGCGCTGGGCCGCCGCGTGTTCAAGAACTTCGACCTGGCCGAGCTGGCCCGGTACATCGACTGGGGCCCGTTCTTCCAGACCTGGGACCTGGCCGGACCGTACCCCGCCATCCTGACCGACGAGGTGGTGGGCGTGGAAGCCACGCGCGTGTTTGCCGACGGCCAGGCCATGCTGAAAAAGATCATCGAAGGCCGGTGGCTCACCGCCAGCGGCGTGATGGCGCTGCTGCCCGCCAACACGGTGAACGACGACGACATCGAGTTCTACACCGACGACACCCGCACCGAGGTCGCCATGACCTGGTACGGCATGCGCCAGCAGGCCGAAAAGCACACCATCGACGGCGTGACGCGCCCCAGCCGGTGTCTCGCCGACTTCATCGCACCCAAGAGCAGCGGCATTGCCGACTACGCGGGCATGTTTGCCGTGACGGCCGGCCTGGGCATCGAGAAGAAAGAGAAGGCTTTCATCGACGCGTTGGACGACTACTCGGCCATCCTGTTCAAGAGCCTGGCCGACCGCCTGGCCGAGGCCTTTGCCGAATGCCTGCACCACCGCGTGCGCACCGACCTGTGGGGCTATGCGGCGGGTGAGGCGTTGAGCAACGAGGACATGATTGCCGAGAAGTACCGCGGCATCCGCCCCGCGCCCGGCTACCCGGCCTGCCCCGACCACAGCGCCAAGACCGACCTGTTCCGCGTGCTGCAGTGCGAAGACATCGGCATGGGCCTGACCGAGAGCCTGGCCATGACGCCCGCCGCCAGCGTGAGCGGCTTCTACATCGGCCACCCCGATGCCGTGTACTTCAACGTGGGCAAGATCGGTGAGGACCAGCTGCACGACATGGCCCAGCGCCGGAAGATGGACGAGAAGGTGCTGGAGCGGTTGCTGGCGCCGAATCTTTGA
- a CDS encoding beta strand repeat-containing protein, translating into MRQRLGGAVVRLGAGAVLALAVCAPMQAQAQHTSGECPAQTATVTAGGTVTINISDCEVPGFGGIGRIDGGNSPPANMEDHGVATTRRDVNGVWFLDYSHNGSTGIGSTDVFELSDGSMSGIGDIQFTITINASASPITVLPGVLPALTAGAPFSQTLTSTGGLAPYTYALQSGVLPPGLSLTSGGVLSGTPTERGAYSFSVRSTDATTPTAQFADKGYTGTAANPSLTLDTPSGTAIQSVAFSQTLSTSGGVAPYVYQLETGTFPAGISISSAGVISGTTSAATGNYPVTLRVTDSSTGPGQYFEAETYTLTVSPPPSVTISVSPASVSEDGATNFTYTVTRSLNLSSPTTVNISTTGTATPGSDYTGGVATVVIPAGATTATITIDPAVDGTVEADETVVLSVAAGTGYTVGAPSSATGTILNDDVPSVSISVSPALVAEDGAPNLVYTLTLNQTSLSNLSVNYTIGGTATNGTDYATIASPMVIPAGSTSGTVTVNPTADATIESNETVVLTLSAGAGYTVGVPSSATGTILNDDLPNLTINDVTANEGNAGITNFTFTVSLSAPAGPGGVTFDIATANGSATAGVDYVASSLTSQTIPAGSSTYTFTVLGNGDTLNEPSETFFVNVTNVTNAVVVDGQGVGTITNDDPLPSLSINDVTVVEGNSGTVNAVFTVTLSAASGQTVAVNYATADGTATQPADYTSTSGTLTFTPGQTTRTITVPVIGETAPEANETFFVNLSGATNATIADNQGVGTISNDDVPVTVSPGTLPASAVAAAYSQTLTASGGTGPYSFAITAGAVPAGLSLSPAGVLSGTPTASGSFNFTVTATDSSGAPGPFAGSQSYTLVSAVPTLSLAPATLPGGTRTVAYPTTSLTASGGTAPYTYAVTAGALPGGLTLTSAGVLSGTPTATGSFNFTVTATDSTTGTGPSTVARAYTVTVANAAPVANNVSQTVAYGSSSNTVVLNISGGAATSVAIATAASHGTASATGTTIQYTPTAGYAGPDSFTYTATNGSGTSAPATVTITVSPPTIAANPAGPLGATVGSAYSQTFTWGGGAAPYTGIQVLNLPAGLSVTATTATTATVSGTPTAAGTFSLSLSATDSSTGTGPFSGGGTVVLTVAAPTIAVAPATLPNAQAYSAYSQALTASGGIAPHTFAVTAGALPPGLALSSAGVLSGTAGATGTYTFTVTASDSSATPYTGSRAYTLTVAQSSSYTGPSPTGSGNITASFTGGGAGCVFASAQFIPLTGNAASPPPNSAPQGVQFPHGLFDFATTGCTPGSTLQFTINYPSALPGNTQYWKYGPTPSNATPNWYTLAASIAGATVTFSITDGALGDDNLAADGQVIDAGGPGAGPGALMAVPLGDGLPWLIALAMAAVVAWRRYRTGVPLAGGW; encoded by the coding sequence TTGAGACAACGTCTCGGTGGCGCAGTCGTGCGCCTGGGCGCCGGGGCCGTGTTGGCACTGGCGGTGTGCGCGCCCATGCAGGCCCAGGCCCAGCACACCTCGGGCGAATGTCCGGCCCAGACGGCTACGGTCACGGCCGGTGGCACGGTCACGATCAACATCAGCGACTGCGAGGTGCCGGGCTTCGGCGGGATTGGTCGGATCGATGGCGGAAATTCCCCTCCCGCCAACATGGAAGACCATGGCGTCGCCACCACGCGGCGCGATGTCAATGGCGTGTGGTTTCTGGACTACAGCCACAACGGTTCCACCGGCATCGGTTCGACCGATGTCTTTGAGCTGAGCGACGGGTCCATGAGCGGCATCGGTGACATCCAGTTCACCATCACCATCAACGCGTCGGCGTCGCCCATCACGGTGTTGCCGGGCGTGCTGCCTGCGCTCACGGCGGGTGCGCCGTTTTCCCAGACGCTGACGTCCACGGGCGGGCTGGCGCCGTACACCTATGCTCTGCAAAGCGGCGTGCTGCCGCCCGGCCTGAGCCTGACCAGCGGCGGCGTCCTCAGTGGCACGCCAACCGAGCGCGGCGCCTACAGCTTCAGCGTGCGCTCGACCGATGCCACCACCCCCACGGCCCAGTTTGCGGACAAGGGCTACACCGGCACTGCGGCGAACCCTAGCCTGACCCTGGACACACCCAGCGGTACTGCGATCCAGAGCGTGGCGTTTTCGCAGACGCTGTCGACCAGCGGGGGCGTGGCGCCCTACGTGTACCAGCTCGAAACAGGGACCTTCCCTGCGGGCATCTCCATATCCAGTGCAGGCGTGATCAGCGGCACCACCTCGGCGGCAACCGGCAACTACCCGGTCACCCTCCGCGTGACGGACTCCAGCACAGGGCCGGGCCAATACTTCGAGGCCGAGACCTACACCCTTACCGTGAGTCCGCCTCCCAGCGTGACCATCTCCGTCTCCCCGGCCAGCGTGAGCGAAGACGGTGCCACCAACTTCACCTACACCGTTACCCGCAGCCTCAACCTGTCGTCACCGACCACGGTCAATATCTCCACCACGGGCACCGCCACACCCGGCAGCGACTACACCGGCGGTGTCGCCACCGTGGTCATCCCGGCCGGCGCCACCACCGCCACGATCACCATCGATCCCGCCGTCGATGGCACCGTCGAGGCCGACGAAACCGTCGTCCTCTCCGTTGCGGCTGGCACCGGCTATACGGTGGGCGCGCCTTCCAGTGCCACGGGCACCATCCTGAATGACGACGTGCCCAGCGTGTCGATCTCGGTGTCTCCGGCTTTGGTCGCCGAGGACGGCGCCCCCAACCTGGTCTACACCCTCACGCTGAACCAGACGTCCTTGTCGAACCTCTCGGTCAACTACACGATCGGCGGCACCGCGACCAACGGCACCGACTACGCGACCATCGCTTCTCCGATGGTCATTCCGGCCGGCAGCACCTCGGGCACGGTCACCGTCAACCCGACGGCCGACGCGACCATCGAAAGCAACGAGACCGTGGTGCTCACGCTGAGCGCGGGCGCAGGCTATACCGTGGGTGTGCCATCCAGCGCCACGGGCACGATCCTCAACGATGACCTGCCGAACCTCACGATCAACGACGTCACGGCCAATGAGGGGAACGCCGGCATCACCAACTTCACCTTCACGGTGAGCCTGAGCGCACCTGCGGGGCCGGGGGGCGTCACGTTCGACATCGCCACGGCCAACGGTTCTGCCACGGCGGGCGTCGACTACGTTGCCAGCAGTCTCACCAGCCAGACCATCCCTGCAGGCAGCAGCACTTACACCTTTACCGTGCTGGGCAATGGCGACACGCTCAACGAGCCCAGCGAAACCTTCTTCGTCAATGTCACCAATGTCACGAACGCGGTGGTGGTGGATGGCCAGGGCGTGGGCACCATCACGAACGATGACCCGCTGCCCAGCCTGTCCATCAACGATGTGACCGTGGTCGAAGGCAATTCAGGCACCGTCAACGCCGTGTTCACCGTGACCCTGAGCGCCGCCAGCGGCCAGACCGTGGCCGTGAACTACGCCACCGCCGACGGCACCGCCACCCAGCCGGCGGACTACACCAGCACCAGTGGCACCCTGACCTTCACGCCGGGCCAGACCACCCGCACCATCACCGTCCCGGTGATCGGCGAGACCGCGCCCGAGGCGAACGAAACCTTCTTCGTGAACCTCAGCGGCGCGACCAACGCCACCATCGCCGACAACCAGGGCGTGGGCACCATCAGCAACGATGATGTACCGGTGACGGTCAGCCCGGGCACGCTTCCTGCCAGTGCCGTGGCTGCCGCCTACAGCCAGACGCTGACGGCCAGCGGCGGTACCGGCCCCTACAGCTTCGCCATCACGGCAGGCGCTGTCCCGGCAGGGCTGTCGCTGTCGCCGGCAGGCGTGCTCTCGGGCACGCCCACCGCCTCGGGCAGCTTCAATTTCACGGTGACGGCCACGGACAGCAGCGGCGCACCCGGGCCGTTTGCGGGGTCGCAAAGCTACACCCTGGTGTCAGCAGTCCCCACGCTGTCGCTGGCACCCGCCACCTTGCCGGGCGGCACGCGCACGGTGGCCTACCCGACCACCAGCCTCACGGCATCCGGCGGCACCGCGCCGTACACCTACGCCGTCACCGCAGGCGCACTGCCGGGCGGGCTGACACTGACCAGCGCTGGTGTGCTGTCGGGCACGCCCACCGCCACGGGCTCCTTCAACTTCACCGTGACGGCGACTGACAGCACCACCGGCACAGGCCCTTCCACCGTGGCACGCGCCTACACCGTCACCGTGGCAAATGCGGCGCCCGTGGCCAACAACGTCTCCCAGACGGTGGCCTACGGATCTTCCTCGAACACGGTGGTGCTGAACATCAGTGGCGGCGCAGCCACCTCGGTGGCGATCGCCACGGCCGCGAGCCATGGCACGGCCAGTGCCACCGGGACCACCATCCAGTACACGCCCACGGCCGGCTATGCGGGCCCCGACAGCTTTACCTACACGGCGACCAACGGCTCGGGTACCTCGGCGCCCGCCACGGTGACGATCACCGTGAGCCCGCCCACCATTGCGGCCAACCCGGCCGGGCCCCTGGGTGCCACGGTGGGCAGTGCGTATTCGCAGACGTTCACCTGGGGCGGCGGTGCCGCACCGTACACGGGCATCCAGGTGCTGAACCTTCCCGCAGGCCTGTCGGTCACCGCGACCACGGCCACCACGGCAACGGTGTCGGGCACGCCCACTGCAGCAGGCACCTTCAGCCTCAGCCTGTCGGCCACCGACAGCAGCACCGGCACCGGCCCGTTCAGCGGTGGGGGCACGGTGGTACTGACCGTGGCCGCACCCACCATTGCCGTGGCCCCGGCCACGCTACCCAACGCGCAGGCCTATTCCGCATACAGCCAGGCGCTGACGGCCTCGGGCGGCATTGCGCCGCATACCTTCGCCGTCACGGCAGGTGCATTGCCGCCGGGGCTTGCGCTGAGCAGCGCAGGCGTGCTCAGTGGCACTGCGGGCGCCACGGGCACGTACACCTTCACGGTCACGGCCAGCGACAGCAGCGCCACGCCGTACACCGGCAGCCGGGCCTACACCCTCACGGTAGCCCAGAGCAGTAGCTACACGGGCCCGTCGCCCACGGGCAGCGGCAACATCACCGCCAGCTTCACGGGTGGCGGTGCCGGGTGCGTGTTCGCAAGCGCGCAGTTCATTCCACTCACGGGCAATGCGGCCAGCCCGCCGCCCAATTCGGCCCCCCAGGGTGTGCAGTTCCCGCACGGCCTGTTTGACTTTGCCACCACCGGTTGCACGCCTGGCAGCACGCTGCAGTTCACCATCAACTACCCCTCGGCGCTGCCCGGCAACACCCAGTACTGGAAGTACGGCCCCACGCCCTCCAACGCCACGCCGAACTGGTACACGCTGGCTGCCAGCATTGCCGGTGCCACCGTCACGTTCTCCATCACCGACGGCGCGCTGGGGGACGACAACCTGGCCGCAGACGGCCAGGTGATTGATGCGGGTGGGCCGGGCGCAGGCCCCGGCGCGCTGATGGCCGTGCCGTTGGGGGATGGCCTGCCGTGGCTGATCGCACTGGCAATGGCGGCTGTCGTCGCCTGGCGCCGGTACCGCACCGGGGTGCCATTGGCTGGGGGCTGGTAA